Part of the Triticum urartu cultivar G1812 chromosome 2, Tu2.1, whole genome shotgun sequence genome, acactgaaataggcataaaacagcaaatctgggctaggcctccggttaataggttagtcccaaaaataatataaaagtggataataaagcccaatattgcccaaaacagtagataatatagcatggagcaatcaaaaattatagatacgttggagacgtatcagtacacAACACAACAAGAGGAAGCATTCAGAAAACCCTTAGGACAACAGCTATGTAAAGGCAGCTAAGAGAAGCAGGAAAAGGACACAAGCTGCAGGCATGGCTCAGGTAATTTTCTATCTAGGACCCATTCCATTTTAATGGTAGGAACCATTCCATTTTAATATTGATAAATGTGTCGGAGATGTTGTCGGATGGTCTCGACGGTCTTGTCATAATTCTAGGACCCATCCCATTTTAATAATGATAAACGTGTCGGAGACGTTGTCGGATGGTCTCGACGGTCTTGCCGTAATGCTAGGACCCATCCCATTTTAATAATGATAAATGTGTCAGACGGTCTCGACGGTCTTGTCATAATTCTAGGACCCATCCCATTTTTATAATGATAAATGTGTCGGATGGTCTCAACGGTATTGTCGTAATTCTAGGACCCATCCCATTTTTTTATAATGATAAATACCTTTCCATATTTTCATGTTGCACTATGGACATATTCACTCAAAAGACCATTGCATTGTTGTTGTTATGTAGGACCAACCAGAAAGGACAAGCAGGAAAGCTAGCAAAAAGGGAAAAAACAACCAGCAAGAAGGACCATGCTCTCAGCAAGCAATCAGTTCACAACCACACACAACCCAGCCAACACAGAGTTCACGGCCAGCTCCAAGGGCACCAACAACTTCAAGTGCTCCACCAGCTCCAAGGGCACCAACAGCTACAAGGGCTCCAACAGCTCCAACAGTACCAAGGCCATTTAGGGCACCAAGGGCTTCAAACTCTCAGCCAAGCTCATCTTCATCAAAAGTTCCAGCTTATGGTGATGAGAGGTTCGAGTGGCTTCTAACAAGGAGGGGATAGTTTGCATATGCATCATTGGTGAAGTGTAGCATCAGTGATAAGCTTGAGCTTTTGTTGATGCAAAACATCATCTTAAATGATGTGCTTTTGGTCATGTAAAACTTAGTTATGATGGATGATGAATGATTGTGCAGAACTGCTGCATTATGGGCTTTTGGTGATGTTAAACTTTATTCTAGAGCTATTTGAATGGAAGAACAATATGTTATGGTCAAATCCTGGTGCATATTTTTGTGTTTTAGTATTATTGATTTCCTGTGCTGGGTTACTACAATTTCAACTGTTGATTTTCATGAAACTGGCTCTGTTTTTGGCATCTTCAGTGTCTTCCTCTGTTTTTACAGTGTTCATGTTGTCAGTTTCGGACATATAATCACATATTGAAAATTTGGACAAGTGGTCATATACATTTGTCTGTTTTAACAGTGCTCTTCTGCATTGTGCCAAGTGATCACTTTCAGATTTACACAAAATTTGCTATAATCTACAATAGAAAAAGTTCAGTCAAATTGAATATACTAGTAAAGTTGACACTTAGCAGCTCAGCTCCAAAGGGGGGGATTTATTCTTCCCGCGCGAAACAGAACCTCCCAGAGCCGATTCCAGCGCAAAAGAGGCACCTCGGTCGACCCTATCTAGCAAAAAATCCGCCACATACGCAAAACCGGGGATTAAACCTACCAAACTGGGCTCACCCAACCGGGGATTAAACCTACCAAACTGGGCTCACGGGGTGATTTGCCTGGTATTTGTCAGTCCAGAGAATTAAGAAGCCGGTTTTGCAGCTGTGTGTGGGTGAGTTGGGGGGTTGATCTGCTCGAAATCTGACAGCTCAGGGGGTATGTGGACTTCTTTCCACCTCCAACCGAACCGGCGGCATCTCCCCAAAGCATCATCCTCGCAATCTCCGCCCCCCAcacccccccaccccccaccGAGAGCCAAAACCCCCGCAAAAATTACTCACTACTCTCCGCAAGCGCGCATCTCCACCGCCGACGCCGCTATGCCCGCCGCGCACTCCCTCCTCCACCTCGCGGCGCCCAAGTCCGTCGCCCCAACGTCCACCCTCTCGCCGGCCGGCGCCGCCCACCTCCGCCTGCTGCCCTCCCGCCGGCCTCAGCGCCTGGTCACGTCCTGTAGCTCAGCCCACCCTGACCTCGCCGCCTTCCCCAACCCAAACGGCCTCCTGGTGGCCGAGCCCGCTGCGGCAGCGCCCATCGACATTGACGTGGCCACGGAGGCCGAGCTGCGGGAGAACGGGTCCCGGAGTACGCGCcgcaccaagctcgtctgcaccgtGGGCCCCGCCACCTGCGGCCCCTCGGAGCTGGAGGCGCTGGCCGTGGGGGGGATGAACGTCGCGCGTCTCAACATGTGCCACGGGGACCGCGAGTGGCACCGGAAGGTCATCAGCTCCGTGCGGAGGCTCAACGAGGAGAAGGGGTATGCTGTTGCCGTCATGATGGACACCGAGGGGAGCGAGATCCACATGGGGGACCTCGGCGGCGCGCCAGCGGCCAAGGCAGAGGTGAGGTTTGCGCTGGGTTTTGGCTCGGCAGCTGCTCTTCCCttttcattttccttacgaattCTCATGCACATCAGACAATATGTGCTTCGCTACGGAGCAAACACCAGCTGTCATGAATCAGGGTTGGTTTGGCTGAGGAATTGGGTAGTGGAGTGTCGTTCGTGTCCGGTGAGATCGAAATCGTTGCGCGAAAATTCTCCATCCTCCAACTAACATAATAGAAAAATTCGAGGAGTTCTTATCGAACACATTAGGGACTCGGCTGAGGTACGCCGGTACAGCTGTGCACACGTAAGAGCTACCTTGATCGATTCCTACTTGAAGTATTGAAGGCTGGCTTAACACACACGCAGCGCACGTGACACGTACATCGATTTGGTTGCCTCAGAAGCTTGTCTTTCTTTGATCTGATTGATTACACGTAGAGTTACATGTATAGATATAAAGCAGCAAAAGGTAGCTAGGTAATATCTATACGGTGATTGTTTCGGGTCTGACCTCGACTATGACTTGTGGTTAATTCGAACAGAAGGATTAGGAGATAGCCCAGCCGTACTGGTGTACGTGAGCTAGACTCTTGTGTTCCTGTTTCATGTGCGAGATGGACAACCGAGGAAAATCTAGGGGGGAAGCTTTGCGCCCGTTGATTGAAAAGAAAGGATAACTTGTATGCTTCCACCGGCCTATTTGGCTGAGTTGGTTACAACAGATAGAACTAAACCGCAAGTCACGTGTTTGAATCCCATCTCCGTATGGCCAAGCCGCTCGCGTGGGCATAAAATTCCTGTTCGCTGCAAGCTGTTTTTTTCAAAGCCCAAGTGTACGCGGCCAGCCGGCCACCAAGTTTTTCGCTGAAATATACAGGCGAAGTCCCAAGTAGACGCGGTCTTTTCGGTGGCTTTGTTTTGCTTTTGGAGCGTGGGCAAGGCCCAACCGAACGAGGGAGGACGAAACAAAAATTAATGACCTACAAACACCAACTTCCCTTTAATAGTAGAGGTATCCCATTTTTAAAATGCTGGTAGCATTTCTAATTTAATTTCTTGAATGCAGGGGCCAGTAAAATAGCTGAAACAAGGGATATTATAGCAATTATCTCGTTTCAGATACTTGTTTTTGCGTATCTTTGTCATATGTTTGGTACTGGGTAGTTACATGAAAAAATCCTAGATTCTAGATAGCTAAGAAGTTAAGAAGTGATGAGCAATGAGCTTCTGAAGGTAATTGTCATGGTCTAGGGTCCAACACTTGAATAATCGTATGAAGCATCCTTCAGGTCTTGCTTTTAGCAGCTCTCGAAACAAAAAAGGTATTCTGATTTGAGTGACTTCAGTGGATTGGTTGTAACAGATTTAGTTGTTAGGAATTTAGTATGATTTTTTAAAATCTAATCTGTAGTCACTTTTTGGCCATTTGGGTTGAACTCCCAATGACCCCAACATGACTGATATGTGACACGGTTGGGCATGTTGTCTTTGGTTAACTTATCAATAGGATTTGGGCATGAGTTTTCTTTTCTTCTAAGATGTTGTTATTGCTTCTTTAAATACTTGGAAGTTAATAGTGCTTGAGACCGTGTTTTGaaaacatgtatatatatatatatatatattttcgGAGAATCCTTGAAAGGTTAGGGCAATTGATTGTAAGAATAGAGTTGCCCAGTTCATTAGGGAAAACCAGGCGAAAACCAGAAAAAACTTGTATACTTAAAACCCACAAATTTCTTGAATCTTTTCCCCTCTTTATAGGCAGGCTTAGCAAAATCTTCGTGATTAGTGGAGTCTGAACTTTGCGGATCACCTTTGTCAATGGAAATACAATGGTAAGAAAAATTCAATAAAATCGAGTAACTCAAAGGAGAAATGCATTTTGGCATGCAGTCGCCAAGTTCTAcgatcaagaaaagactagtgTAATCATAATAAAAATTAAAGATATGCATGTTCAAGCTAATGCAGCCTTTTATGAAAGCTGGGTTACTTTTCAAATTTAATCTTATCTTCTGTTCTTAAATAGCTGCAACCCACTATCTATTCTAAGCATGCAGAGCCTCCACATGAACAAACCATGCATGTCCTCCACGTCTTTAATCTACCATCCCAAACTATTTTCCCCATGCATGCAACCCTTTCACATCAACAAATCATGCATGGCTGCCAAATCATTGCCATCACATCAAAATTAATTCTCACAATTATTCATGTCATTAATCTAATTATCCATGTTTTCAGCCTACCATCCCGCGGCAACGCGTGGGTTATCTACTAGTTTTCCATATATAACAGTTGAAAATTTGATGGTAACTAGTGGTGGCATGATACGGTCTATTTCATACTACATGTTATGAATATAATCTGTAAAAAATTCAGACTAAAGTTTAATCAACAACTATAGGTAATTGATGCACTACTCTGAAAAATGAGATTCTGACATCCTCTTTGTGAAAACATCATATAACAAGAGCTGGACGTAAGATTGAAGAGTAGCCAACTACCCAACCCAACTCATCTATACTCATATTTAATGAGAATCCCTGATATGCTCAGCTATATCGTTTACTGTGCAATTTCTGATTTGAGCCTTGGGTGCAAGTGTTTCTGTGGTCATCACTAGGAATTTTATTTGCTATCTTTTTCAGAGAATTGCCTTAGTACCATTATAAGTTTGGTCACACTCTATTTTGGTGGATTTCACAGGATGGAGAAATCTGGACATTCAGTGTTAGATCTTTTGAGGCACCTCTCCCAGAACTAACTGTTCATGTGAACTACGAAGGCTTCGCTGAAGGTTAGTATACCTCTTCATTACCCTCTATAGTTTTTGTCGCCGCTTAATTGTATTTCTGATTCCTACGAAGATGTGAGAGTTGGTGATGATCTTCTTGTGGATGGTGGAATGGCTCGGTTTGAGGTCGTTGAGAAACTAGGACCGGATGTGAAGTGCCGTTGCACAGATCCTGGTTTGCTGTTGCCACGTGCCAATCTTACATTTTGGCGGGATGGCAGTGTTGTCCGCGCGAAGAATGCCATGCTTCCGACAATTACATCGAAGGTGACTTTACTATCATGATAAGCTGTTGCTATGAATCTGTAGTATTCTGTGTGAACACCTTGGATTGTCAGCATTTCCTTTTGTTGTCTGAATCATGAAATCTTTTCAATTGGAAATGTCCTATTTACTCCATAAATATCACTGCATTGTAACACTGAAGAATTTCCTGGAATAGTCTGTCATCTGTTTCTTAGATTGCTACCTGGGTGGTTTGTTTTTTGCTGAAAAAGGGATTTGGTAGTTATCGATAATAATCCCCTTTTTCTTGTGACGCCTTTTGCAGGATTGGCTCGACATAGACTTTGGAATTGCTGTAGGTGTAGATTTTATTGCAGTTTCATTTGTTAAGTCAGCTGAGGTTATTAACCATCTAAAGAGCTACATAGCAGCAAGGAGTCGTGGCAGGTAATATTTCTCTCAAGTTCTTAACTAGTTGAAAAGAATTGTTTAATGCCGTCTGATGCGTTCTTTCCCATCCTTCTGTCCACGGAGCTGTGGCATCACTTTACACATCCATTGGATGAAATAATATTGTCATGGAGATCTGAGCTCAGCTAACATACGCACATGCAAACTAATGCCTGAGCTGTACAAGGTGCACATGTCAGTCGCGCAGACAAGTATCATGTTTTTTGGTCCTACAGCTCCCAACATCCCATGTACAATATCACTAACAgaccccctccccccaccccgCCCAAAAGAAAAGAGACTCGGTCATAACAGCACTGACCCTTTTTGTGTGAGGCAAGGCAACTTTTTTTTTCTTCCAAGGGTTGTGTTCTGAGGGTGTCAGGCATGTTGTATTGAGTGAGTTTTCTCCCTCAGTTGTACATATTTCTCCCTAATGAAATGTTACACAGCTGTCTTGCGTGTTTGAGAAAAAAAACCGGCGCTAACCCTTTCTAGTTCTCCTCCACTGCTGTTCGCATATCGATTTTTGTATTTCCTCTATGGATGTCAATCAGGCGTGACGGGTCCGTTTAAGGGTCACCCATGCCGTCCCTGCCACACATTTTCGCGCCCATGAGGACCACTCATGACAGGCACACAACCTTGCACATACCCGTCACCGGCTATTGCCCGACACCCATGGGTATGCTCATGTGCCTGACGCCCATCGGTCAGTAGCACATGGAGCTACCAAGTTCAGACGACGATGCTATCTCAGTCCCAAAGAAGGTCCACGTACAACAATTGATTCCATTGAATTAGACAGGGTTTAGTTTTGTAAACGGGTGGACCCAGCACAGGTTACCTATGCTCTTGACCACTTATTGGGCGTTACTTTGCACCCACGAGGATGCCTGCGGGGAGAAAACTCGGAACATGTGCGCAGGTTACCGGACAAGATTGCCGTCCTTAACTCTCTCCATTTCATATTTTAGGGCGTATAATTTCTTTTCTTACTTTATAAGGCGTATGCTGGTAACAAAGCTGGAATCAAGTCACATCTTCCTACACTACCCCTATGTTACTTTTCTTCCTCCATCCACCGCTAGAGCGACGGAGAGTTGCCAGCCATCCAAGTCTCCTAGGAAAGCTGAAATACATCCATTCATCGCTGCATATTGGAAAATAATTCACTAATGCAATAACCTCGGTGCAAGGCTACATAAGTTTTTCTACTCAATACTCTCTTGCTTTTGGCTCACCTTAATCTTCAGTTCACACTGGTTGCAAATACTTCTTAAAGTATGAAATGGAGGGAGTAAGCTAAAGTTGGTTCCTCGACTGCCCTATTATCTCGCCATGACTCATACCCATGTGCGCACATATCTTGACCTCTTAGATTGTAATCCTCAAGTGTAATAGTGTTTATTAATTTTGCAAAAATAAACAGTGTTTATTATATCGCTGTAACTTAAATGAGTGTGAGATCCAGTTTTCCTCCCCGCATCATCATCTGTTCTTACTGGTCAGAGGCCCCCTTCTACCCTGGTGCTTCTGCTCCAATCTCAGCAGCAATGGCTCTGTCATTGTGTGCTGCCCTCATTGCTGATCCACACTACATCCTCACCCTGCTACTGGATAACTTGATTTATATCATGCATCTCA contains:
- the LOC125537037 gene encoding pyruvate kinase isozyme A, chloroplastic, with protein sequence MPAAHSLLHLAAPKSVAPTSTLSPAGAAHLRLLPSRRPQRLVTSCSSAHPDLAAFPNPNGLLVAEPAAAAPIDIDVATEAELRENGSRSTRRTKLVCTVGPATCGPSELEALAVGGMNVARLNMCHGDREWHRKVISSVRRLNEEKGYAVAVMMDTEGSEIHMGDLGGAPAAKAEDGEIWTFSVRSFEAPLPELTVHVNYEGFAEDVRVGDDLLVDGGMARFEVVEKLGPDVKCRCTDPGLLLPRANLTFWRDGSVVRAKNAMLPTITSKDWLDIDFGIAVGVDFIAVSFVKSAEVINHLKSYIAARSRGSDIAVIAKIESIDSLTNLEEIIRASDGAMVARGDLGAQIPLEQVPSIQQKIVKLCRQLNKPVIVASQLLESMIEYPIPTRAEVADVSEAVHQRADALMLSGESAMGRYPDKALIVLSSVSLRIERWWREEKHHEPLELEDVSSSFSDKISEEICISAAKMANKLEVDAVFVYTKGGHMASLLSRCRPDCPIFAFTNSTSVRRRLNLQWGLIPFRLTFSDDMESNLNRTFSLLKARGMIKSGDLVIALSDMLQSIQVMNVP